A region from the Lolium perenne isolate Kyuss_39 chromosome 4, Kyuss_2.0, whole genome shotgun sequence genome encodes:
- the LOC127295018 gene encoding uncharacterized protein codes for MEAAQLLVLRPACCSLLLVRRRGRASSASLRLFLQATRTSAPLLQAAPFIPSPTRRPEPQAGPQIDLDSGQARTSVGWWKMYGTEVPLLQNMAMRILSLTSSSSGCERNWSIYEMIHTKRRNRLTTDRLNNMVYIQFNTRMLSKRQRLKDKRKADSLLSTDASEAQGWLFKGGDDYAVVVFRDEEDGDQGVHPASGIPYDVIGEAMGAQEQLQVRRSARVRDLEEEEFESDEEDVLEEDEIEYEDDDEY; via the exons ATGGAGGCGGCACAGCTCCTCGTGCTCAGGCCGGCCTGCTGCTCCCTGCTCCTCGTCCGCCGCCGGGGAAgggcctcctccgcctccctccgtcTCTTCCTCCAGGCCACCAGGACGTCGGCTCCTCTCCTCCAGGCAGCGCCCTTCATCCCCTCTCCGACTAGACGCCCAGAGCCCCAGGCCGGACCCCAGATCGATCTTGACTCCGGCCAGGCGCGCACATCAG TTGGATGGTGGAAGATGTATGGAACAGAAGTTCCTTTGTTGCAAAACATGGCAATGAGGATCCTATCATTGACTTCTAGCTCTTCCGGCTGTGAAAGAAACTGGAGCATATATGAAATG ATTCACACCAAGAGAAGAAATAGACTAACAACGGACCGCCTCAACAATATGGTCTATATACAATTCAATACAAGGATGTTGTCCAAGAGACAAAGGTTGAAGGATAAGAGGAAAGCTGATTCTCTTCTAAGTACTGACGCATCTGAAGCTCAAGGATGGCTCTTCAAAGGAGGGGATGATTATGCAGTGGTTGTTTTTAGAGATGAGGAGGATGGAGACCAAGGTGTGCATCCGGCTTCggggataccatatgatgtgataGGAGAAGCAATGGGAGCACAAGAGCAGCTCCAAGTTCGTAGGAGCGCAAGAGTGAGAGATCTTGAGGAGGAGGAGTTCGAGTCCGATGAAGAGGATGTGCTAGAGGAGGATGAAATTGagtatgaggatgatgatgagtaTTGA